The following is a genomic window from Planococcus sp. MSAK28401.
CCGGTTGAACCATCGGAATCGGATCCGGAACTCGCTAAAGAAAAAGAGAAGCTACTGAAAAAGTTGGCTGAAAAAAAGAAACGCCCTCAAGAAGATGCTTCACCTTCTTAAACAGAAAATCAAAAGCCCGTTCCGATTTCCTCTCGCTGGAATATCAGAATGGGCTTTTTTCGGTTCATTTTTTATTCTTTTTTCTCTCTCTTTTGGATATCCGAAGGCGACAAGTAAAACCCTGTCACCACCCCAATTTTGGGGTGGTGTATAACTGGGCACTGTCGGATTTTTTACGCGGCAATCTCTTGGATCTTCCATTCTTTTTTTCTAGCCAATTGTTTTTCGAGTTCCTCTTCAACAATCAAAACGAAAAAGTTCAGTGAGAGTGCCCATTTATACGCACCGATTTTTTCTGCAAAAAAGTCACTGCCTTTCTCTGAGTTTCCTGCCGGAGCTAATGAGCAGCAAAACAATCGTAAAGGTGAAAAAAGTGAGAAAGAGCATAAGGGAAACGTGTCCCCATTTTCAATGTGGAACTAGGCAGAGCCTAGTGTTTAGTTGGGTACATCAAATTTCGGTTTTGACACAGTTTTGTTCCATTTTTTTTATGGTTTGGCACAAGTTTGTGCCAGCTTTTTTGTGTTTGGTACAGTTTTGTACCAACTTTTTTTCATCGATTTTATCTGTTTCCGTTCTTTTTTAAAGCCAATTTGAATTTTAAAAAACAGTTGAATTCAGGATTATCTTTAGAAAAAAACAACCGATCGTTTTTTCGAAATGCACTTTTTTATTGGCACAAACTGTGTCAGTAGGGCAAAAAAGATGGGATAGTTTGTGCCAAATCTCTATTTTGCTTTTATAAAATTCAGTGCCGAAATAATAAGCAAGGCGATAATAGAAGCCCCAAGGAATATTAGGCCAATAACACCTAATCCCATTCCGTCCCAGCCACCAATATCCAAGCTCCAAATAATAACGATGACACTTAAAATGGCAAAAACTAAAGGAATGATGTATTGGAAGGGGGAGTTTCTTTTATAGAAAATCCAAGAAAAAAAGATTAAAAACGAACTGATTATAATACCTATGATAATTAAATCCATTTTAAAAACTCCTTAAGCTTAAGAATTTTTTAGTATATCGGTTGTCTTTTGCCTAGTTTTATTCTTCACGATCTATGGATCAAGGAAGAAGGACTAATGATTATTACTAAGTTCACGTCAAGCTAGAGATGATGAACAGATTCATTTGATATTGATAAACTTCCGATAACCTGTGATGTGTAGACTTGTTTACTTAATTTTAAAGACCTCTATGCACGTTTTAAGAGATTAAGGGGACGTTAAGAAAATGTTCGCAGCAACGAATAAGATAAAAGCTGCCGCTAAGAACATCAGGTAGGCCACCCATTTTCTCTTTCTTCGAAATTCTTTAAGACCCATCACCAGCATCATCATTCCCATAGAGAGAATCATGAAGTTTTGGTATTCAAAGTTCTTTGTGAGTAATCCATATACGGCGAATCCAAACGTGAGTACTGCAAATAGAATATGTAAAATCGTTAACAACAAAGTTACTCTCCCTTTCTTTGAGTAAATTCTAGAAATATTTACCAACCTATACAAACTGTAAAGGAACATAAGTCACTTGACCAATCTATTTTGTATGTTTAAGAAAATACTTCAGATGGAATTGAAAGTTCTTGAAAAGTGGAGAGTGCCCATCTATACACCTAAAAAAAATCTGGTGTACTATGGGCAGCTTCCAGCTGTAAATAATGCGAGACATTGAACGTGCAGCGGCTAAATGAAAAGAATAAAAGTCCCAACAAGATCCGAGAGCGAAAAGTGAGAGTGCCCAGTTATACACCACCCTAAAATCGGGGTGGTTCCTGGAACTTCTATGTCGCCTTCGGATGTGTGAAAAAAGAGTGCAGGAGGGATCGAACTCTTATAACATGAAAGAAAAAGGCGGTGAGCGATTGATGATGACCCCGAGTGAAGTAAGTACCCGATTAAAAATCCAACCCTCTACTTTACGAAAGTATTCTGCTTTGCTTGAACAGGAGGGCATTCAATTCAAACGAACACACAAAAACGCCCGTCTTTACACAGATAGCGAGTACATAGCGATTGAAAGCATCATAGCGACAGTGCATAGCGGTAAAAAATCGCTTGAAGATGCCGTTATAGAGGCGTCTAGGCAGTTGAAGAAGGGCGTTTCTGTAGCGCCACGCGAGCGCGATAGCGACGACATAGCAGCTGCTACGCTGGATGAAGTAAAACAGCTAAAAAACCAGATACAGCAACAAGAAGAGCGTCAAAAAGAACGAGAT
Proteins encoded in this region:
- a CDS encoding YesK family protein; the encoded protein is MDLIIIGIIISSFLIFFSWIFYKRNSPFQYIIPLVFAILSVIVIIWSLDIGGWDGMGLGVIGLIFLGASIIALLIISALNFIKAK
- a CDS encoding DUF3953 domain-containing protein, which codes for MLTILHILFAVLTFGFAVYGLLTKNFEYQNFMILSMGMMMLVMGLKEFRRKRKWVAYLMFLAAAFILFVAANIFLTSP